The following DNA comes from Kitasatospora sp. NBC_01287.
GCTGGAGGCGCGCTCCTCGCACTCACCGGCTCGTTCGGTCGCATGGGCGAGGCCGGATGGTTGCCCATCGGTCTCGTCTTCGCTGGCTTCGCGCTCTTCATCAGCAGCGGCCCGGCCACGAAAGTCGGCCGTCAACGCCGAGGCTGACGCGACCCCTCCCTTGCGGACGCGACCGCAGACGTTCTACCTGCGCAAACATCACCAACTCAAGCGTTCGCCCCGGATACGCTGTGCAACACCCGCTACATGGATGCCGCAGTCACCCAGCTCCGCAGCGATGGCCTCGACGTCCGCGACGAGGATGGCGCCCGGCTCTCCCCGTTCGTACGCCACCACATCAACATGCTGGGCCGCTACTCGTTCCAGTTGCCCGAGCTGCCTGGTGGGCTGCGTCCCTTGCGGGATCCGGACACCGTCGATGAGGGATGAGCGCTGTCAGAGGGTATTTGGAGCCCATTGGCGGGCATCCGCTCGACGTTCCGCTCTCTACGCGGTGTGCTCGCGAATGATTTCGCCGATCTGCTGGGGAAGTCCAGGAGAGAACAGTGTGTGCCCCATGCCGGGAATCGGCTGGAATCGGGAATGAGGGATTTCCTCGGCGAGGGCATGGCCATGCGGTAGCGGGCGCAGGGGATCTTCCGTGCCGTGCATGACCAGTGTCGGGGCCTTGATCGAGGACAGCGGTGCGAGGCGGTCTTCGGTCATGTGACGTCCTGCCAGATCGTGGTTGAGGGACGCGCTGTGGTTACTGGTCCGGTCGAAGGAGGCTTCCACGAAGCGGCGAGCGGCAGGCTCGTCGAAGGGAAGGATGTCGCCGTTGAGCACTCGCCACGTCTCCAGGTTCGCTATGACGTACTCGTCGCGAGTCCCCTGCGGGAGAGCGGCGCGTTGCGCGAGGTGAGCCAGGAAGCGTGCTGTGGGTGGCGGTAGGTCGCTGGGGTCGGGTGCCTGGCCGGCCATGGCGCGTGCCCAAGCCGGGCCCGCGCTGTGGCCCATCGGGCCGGTCATCATCGCTGTCAGAGTCAGTACGCGTTCAGGGCGGTGCACGGCCAGCCACTGGCCGATCGCGCCGCCCAGGGACACCCCGACGATGTGCGCGGCGGCTACTCCGTGGCCGTCGAGCACGGCCGTCGCGTCGGCGGCCATGTCTGCCAGCGTGTAGGGGTGGGTGGCGAAGTCCACGCAGGCGGACCGGCCGGTGTCCCTGTGGTCGTAGCGGATGACCTGGCGACCGCTGGCTGCCAGCACATCCACCAGCTCGTCCGGCCATCCGATGCCTGGTGCGGCGGTCCCCATCACCAGCAGGACCGCCGGGTCGTTTGAGTTGCCGAGCCGTTCGGTCCACAGCTGCAATTCACCAGAGTCGACAATTAATTCAGCTTTTGCAGTCATGGGCGCCAACATAGCGAACAAGGCACCACTTTTCCATATCCCAAGCGGATATGACTTTCCATCGCTGTTCTGGTAAAATACTGAATAGTTCGCGGGGCTCCGGATGAACTGGACTGGCTCCTACCTCTTGCTGTCGCCCGGGGCGAGCAAGCTGGTGACCTCGGCGATCGCCTCCGGGGAGGGCTTGAAGTAGCGACGGACGTTCTCCGTCTTCTTGTGCCGGGACTTCGCCATCAGCATCAGCAGGCTCGCGCCGGCCTCACCGAGGTGGGTCAGGGAGGAGTGCCGCCACTCGTGCAGGTCCCAGCAAGTGCCCGGCCCGCCGAGCGCGGTGTGCTCGTCCAACAGCGCGCGGGCCTGTCCGTAGGAGAGGCGGGCGAGCCCGGTATCCGGGCAGACGTCGCGCGGGCCGACGACCTTCCCGGGGCCAGGGCGGCGGTGGGTGACGAACACCGGTCCGCGGGTACGGCCCCTGAGGAGGCGAGGTAGTAGCCGGGCGGTGCCGGCATCCCAGTACACCGTCTCCAGCACGAAGTCCTCGCGCGCCTGGCCCCGGCGGCGGGCCTTGGGCTGAGCGCCCTTCGCCTTCACCCGGCAGCGCCGGCCAGCCAGATCCAGATCCTCGATGTTGACACCCAGGACCTCCTCCGCCCGGGCGCACGTCTCGTAGAGCATCCGCCACAGCGTCTTCTCCCGCAGGTGCACATCGCGGCGGGCGATCAGCCGGTCGATCGCCATCTTCGAGCGCACCGGGGTCTCCGAGTTCGGCGCCGCCAGCCGCCTTGCCCACACCGGCACTCTCGGCCCGTCGTAGCCGCGTTCGGCACACCAGCTCGTCCAGGACAGGACCGCGCCGCGGCGGGCGTTCCAGGTGTTCACCGCCGAGCTGCCCCACAGCAGCTCCAGCGCCTCCCCGAGCTCGTCGTCCGCCACCGAGTCGAACGGCCTGCCCTCGCCGATCCGCTCGGCGGTCTTTCCGACGGCGATGCCGTAGTTCCGGACGGTGTTCGGGTTGCCGAGCGAGTCGAGGAACAGGTCGGCCGCCGTCCGGACGGTCACCGCCTTCCCGGTCGGGAGCAGAACGACGGCGGGCACGGCATCCCCCTTGCCACAGATAACAGGGGCCGCTTCACGCAGCGTGCGAAAGACGCCGCCGCAGGTCGCGCTCAGTGATACCGCAGATAATAGGGCGTTATCTGTGGGAAGACTTCACCGCCGTCCTGAAGCCAACGACTCGCCAGCGGCCCACCAGTGGCGATCCGGCCTTAGCGCACGATCTGGCACGGATGTTCCTCAAGCCCCGTGTACGCACTGGCCGGAACGCTCTGGGCCTGCACCACAGGGAACTGGCATCTCGACTACGAGGCTGCCGCGATCGACCGGCGGGTCGTCGGCCCCGCAGGGCTGCGCGACGCCATTGCCGCCCGCCGCGTTCCCCTGGCGAGGGTGACCCCGTGGCCGGAGCTGCAGGACATCCTGTGCGAAGTCCTGCTCTCCGAGCCGGACAACCGGCCCACCGCCGGAGAACTCGCCGCCCTGATCGGCACGATGGAAACGTGATTGAACTGCGGGAACTGACTCCCGAGGACACCGGGGCGCTCCAGCAGATCTACAGCTCGGAATCGACCAGGTTCCTCGGACGCGGACCAATGAACGAAGCCGAAGCACTGCGCTACACGAGCGCCGCAATGGCCGCCGCAGCGCGGACGCCCCGCACGCGGTACGTCCTCGGTATCACCGTGCGTGCCGAGCTCCTCGGTGTCATCAAGCTCGATCGGGACGGCCCCGCCGCCACGATCAGCTATATCCTGCGCGTGGATGTCTGGGGAAGAGGCTACGCCACCAAGGGAGTTCGCAAGGTCCTCGCCTTGGGTCTCGGCCACCTCGGGCTGCCGGAGATCCGTGCCAAGCACCACCCGGACAACCCCGCCTCGGGGCGTGTCCTCACGAA
Coding sequences within:
- a CDS encoding Tn3 family transposase; this encodes MCNTRYMDAAVTQLRSDGLDVRDEDGARLSPFVRHHINMLGRYSFQLPELPGGLRPLRDPDTVDEG
- a CDS encoding alpha/beta fold hydrolase, translating into MTAKAELIVDSGELQLWTERLGNSNDPAVLLVMGTAAPGIGWPDELVDVLAASGRQVIRYDHRDTGRSACVDFATHPYTLADMAADATAVLDGHGVAAAHIVGVSLGGAIGQWLAVHRPERVLTLTAMMTGPMGHSAGPAWARAMAGQAPDPSDLPPPTARFLAHLAQRAALPQGTRDEYVIANLETWRVLNGDILPFDEPAARRFVEASFDRTSNHSASLNHDLAGRHMTEDRLAPLSSIKAPTLVMHGTEDPLRPLPHGHALAEEIPHSRFQPIPGMGHTLFSPGLPQQIGEIIREHTA
- a CDS encoding site-specific integrase, coding for MPAVVLLPTGKAVTVRTAADLFLDSLGNPNTVRNYGIAVGKTAERIGEGRPFDSVADDELGEALELLWGSSAVNTWNARRGAVLSWTSWCAERGYDGPRVPVWARRLAAPNSETPVRSKMAIDRLIARRDVHLREKTLWRMLYETCARAEEVLGVNIEDLDLAGRRCRVKAKGAQPKARRRGQAREDFVLETVYWDAGTARLLPRLLRGRTRGPVFVTHRRPGPGKVVGPRDVCPDTGLARLSYGQARALLDEHTALGGPGTCWDLHEWRHSSLTHLGEAGASLLMLMAKSRHKKTENVRRYFKPSPEAIAEVTSLLAPGDSKR
- a CDS encoding GNAT family N-acetyltransferase, translating into MIELRELTPEDTGALQQIYSSESTRFLGRGPMNEAEALRYTSAAMAAAARTPRTRYVLGITVRAELLGVIKLDRDGPAATISYILRVDVWGRGYATKGVRKVLALGLGHLGLPEIRAKHHPDNPASGRVLTKSGFTPAGRVDGFETYLIQPPPPVPAVWLEAGPEQ